Below is a genomic region from Calditerricola satsumensis.
TTGACGGGATGCGTCGCGACGGGTGCGTTGCCGGCCGACCCGGAACAAGAGGGGTTGGACGAGCGTATCGTGATCCGGTTTTCCCATGTGGTGGCGGAGCATACGCCCAAGGGGCAGGCGGCGCGGCGCTTCGCCGAGCTTGTTCATCGGTACACGGGTGGGCGCGTGGAGGTGCGCGTCTTTCCCAACGCCCAGCTCTACTCCGATGACGACGAGATGGAGGCCGTGCGCCGCGGTGATGTCGAACTGATTGCGCCGGCGACGGCCAAGATCGTTCATGAGTTCCCCGAGTGGCAAGTGTTTGACCTTCCCTATGCCTTTCCGAACGAGGAAGCCGTGGCACGAGCCATGGACGGTCCCATCGGTCAGCGGTTGCTCGCCGGTCTGACCCGCGACAACCTGGTGGGACTGGCCATCTGGGACAACGGCTTCAAGCAGATGACGTCGAGCGTCCGGCCGTTGCGCCGGCCGGAGGATTTCCGCGGGCTGGTGTTTCGGACGATGGGCAGCCCCGTGTTGGACGAGCAGTTTCGGTTGTTGGGGGCCCACCCCGTTCACGTCCCCTTTGACCGGCTCTACGCGGCCCTCGAACGTGGCGCTGTTGACGGACAAGAAAACACCCTCTCAAACATTTACACCCGGCGGTTGTATGAGGTGCAGCGGTACCTGACCATCAGCAACCACGGCTATTTG
It encodes:
- a CDS encoding TRAP transporter substrate-binding protein; amino-acid sequence: MAMWRKRWKRSGACVLLLMLTGCVATGALPADPEQEGLDERIVIRFSHVVAEHTPKGQAARRFAELVHRYTGGRVEVRVFPNAQLYSDDDEMEAVRRGDVELIAPATAKIVHEFPEWQVFDLPYAFPNEEAVARAMDGPIGQRLLAGLTRDNLVGLAIWDNGFKQMTSSVRPLRRPEDFRGLVFRTMGSPVLDEQFRLLGAHPVHVPFDRLYAALERGAVDGQENTLSNIYTRRLYEVQRYLTISNHGYLGYVVIANRDFWESLPPDIRRQVQRALDETTAWIRQYARAANVEALELLKRTGRMEIHVQTPEERQAWRAAFGDLDKWMEQQIGSDLMRELRALTAAELPNR